A portion of the Desulfotignum phosphitoxidans DSM 13687 genome contains these proteins:
- a CDS encoding BKACE family enzyme: MDKLIITAAITGSVHIPTMSDYLPITPDEIVEDAVKAWEAGAAIAHIHVRNPENGLPVSDPDLFLEVHSKIKARCNLILLPTTGGGMNQTTEEKLIPIKKLQPEMCSFDPAPFNFGIFQIASRFKEFKYDWEKEYLELCKNVTFRPTFNDDLIYAKTFLEIDTKPEFEIYELGHVSYVKWLMEENLVKLPVHLQFVFGPMVGWMTPSVKHLVLIHDEAKEVLGQENFTWSVAAGGRYQIPITSTAMAMGAQNVRVGLEDSVYAGKGVMAKASADQVNKVKNVAKEMSLVPATSDEAREMLGLKGLDKVNF; encoded by the coding sequence ATGGATAAACTGATCATTACCGCAGCGATCACGGGTTCGGTTCACATTCCCACCATGAGTGATTATCTGCCCATCACGCCGGATGAGATTGTGGAGGATGCGGTCAAGGCCTGGGAGGCCGGGGCCGCCATTGCCCACATTCATGTGCGCAACCCGGAAAACGGCCTGCCCGTGTCCGACCCGGACCTGTTTTTAGAAGTGCATTCCAAAATCAAAGCCCGGTGTAACTTGATCCTTTTGCCCACCACGGGCGGGGGCATGAACCAGACCACGGAAGAAAAACTGATTCCCATCAAAAAACTGCAACCGGAAATGTGCTCCTTTGACCCGGCCCCTTTCAACTTCGGCATCTTTCAGATCGCCAGCCGGTTCAAGGAATTCAAGTATGACTGGGAAAAAGAGTATCTGGAACTGTGCAAGAATGTGACCTTCCGCCCCACCTTTAATGACGATCTGATCTATGCCAAGACCTTTCTGGAAATCGACACCAAACCGGAATTCGAGATTTATGAACTGGGCCATGTGTCTTATGTGAAATGGCTCATGGAGGAAAACCTGGTAAAACTGCCCGTGCATCTGCAGTTTGTGTTCGGTCCCATGGTGGGGTGGATGACCCCTTCGGTCAAACACCTGGTGCTGATCCATGACGAAGCCAAAGAGGTGCTGGGCCAAGAAAATTTCACCTGGTCCGTGGCGGCCGGGGGCAGGTATCAGATTCCCATCACTTCCACAGCCATGGCCATGGGTGCCCAGAACGTGCGGGTGGGGCTGGAGGATTCCGTGTATGCGGGCAAAGGCGTCATGGCCAAGGCATCTGCCGACCAGGTCAACAAGGTCAAAAACGTGGCAAAGGAGATGAGCCTGGTGCCGGCCACCTCGGATGAAGCCAGAGAGATGTTAGGACTTAAGGGGCTGGACAAGGTCAATTTTTAG
- a CDS encoding Lrp/AsnC family transcriptional regulator produces MVLDRIDKKILNTLQENGKITNSKLSKIVGISAPATLERVKRLELAGVITHFTAVVNPEKIGLSIIAMVNISLNLSNLSSVAVIKEKFMALDEVIECYQIAGADDFILKVAARDIKTYGEFMNKKLTQIEGIQIIKSSFIIDNVKVKKMFLLDMEEEYRV; encoded by the coding sequence ATGGTATTGGACAGAATTGATAAAAAGATCTTGAACACGCTTCAGGAAAATGGGAAGATAACCAATTCAAAATTGTCAAAAATCGTGGGAATATCCGCCCCTGCCACTTTGGAACGGGTCAAGCGCCTGGAACTGGCAGGGGTGATCACCCATTTTACCGCAGTGGTGAATCCCGAAAAAATCGGGCTTTCCATCATTGCCATGGTGAACATCAGTCTGAATTTGAGCAATCTGTCCTCCGTGGCGGTGATCAAGGAGAAATTCATGGCTTTGGACGAGGTGATTGAATGTTATCAGATTGCCGGGGCCGATGATTTTATTCTCAAAGTGGCGGCCCGGGATATCAAAACCTACGGGGAGTTCATGAACAAAAAACTGACGCAGATAGAAGGCATTCAGATCATTAAATCGTCTTTTATCATTGATAACGTCAAAGTGAAAAAGATGTTTCTGCTGGATATGGAGGAAGAATACAGAGTTTAA
- a CDS encoding aspartate aminotransferase family protein — protein sequence MSAHPVAAKIVDKYRETYPASRERHQRLVKYIPGGATRSLSYFKPWPIHIDYGKGAHVYTHEGHELLDVTNAYGALVHGHGDPDVVAAVQAGIERGSQYSTPTDGQYRLAKLLCDRVPGFDKVRFLNSGTEATMFAMRTARAITGKDKILKMTGGFHGTHDCVAASTKKNVITAGIPAGMTADMLEVPFNDPVAAEKAVKENAPHLAAVIMEPFLGAGGVVLPEEGLLKRIREVTRAQGVLLIFDEIFSFRVDIGGCQNLYGVVPDLTTVGKVVGGGLPIGVLGGKAEFMNIYCHENTEKPLYHSGTFNGYETVMQAGFAAMTKYDEQTIADINAKGARFQKGLLASIADNGLNIQSNQIGSLLNIHFVNRPTIKAADVLESEEELHTLMHLSLLNKRIFNIPRGLFILSTKITDDEMDMLVGKMDETLKELLPLIQEKYTHLLL from the coding sequence ATGTCAGCGCATCCTGTTGCAGCGAAAATCGTTGATAAGTACCGGGAAACCTATCCGGCTTCCAGAGAGCGGCACCAGCGCCTGGTCAAGTATATTCCGGGTGGGGCCACAAGAAGCCTGAGCTATTTCAAGCCCTGGCCCATCCACATCGACTATGGCAAAGGGGCCCATGTGTACACCCATGAGGGCCATGAACTGCTGGATGTCACCAATGCCTATGGGGCCCTGGTGCACGGACACGGGGACCCGGATGTGGTGGCGGCGGTGCAGGCGGGCATTGAGCGGGGTTCCCAGTATTCCACCCCCACGGACGGCCAGTACCGTCTGGCCAAACTGCTGTGTGACCGGGTGCCGGGGTTTGATAAGGTGCGGTTTCTCAACTCCGGCACGGAGGCCACCATGTTTGCCATGCGCACGGCCCGGGCCATTACCGGAAAAGACAAGATCCTGAAGATGACCGGCGGGTTCCACGGGACCCATGACTGTGTGGCGGCTTCCACCAAGAAAAACGTGATCACGGCCGGGATTCCGGCAGGCATGACCGCAGACATGCTGGAGGTGCCGTTCAATGATCCTGTTGCCGCGGAAAAAGCGGTGAAGGAAAACGCGCCCCACCTGGCCGCGGTGATCATGGAGCCGTTTTTAGGGGCCGGGGGCGTGGTGCTGCCCGAAGAAGGGCTGCTCAAGCGGATCCGGGAAGTGACCCGGGCCCAGGGCGTGCTTTTGATCTTTGACGAGATTTTTTCCTTCCGGGTGGACATCGGCGGGTGCCAGAACCTGTATGGCGTGGTTCCGGATCTCACCACCGTGGGAAAGGTGGTGGGGGGAGGCCTGCCCATCGGGGTCTTGGGAGGCAAGGCTGAATTCATGAACATTTACTGCCATGAAAACACGGAAAAACCGTTGTATCATTCAGGGACCTTTAACGGGTATGAAACCGTGATGCAGGCCGGATTTGCCGCCATGACCAAGTATGACGAACAAACCATCGCCGATATCAATGCCAAAGGAGCCCGGTTCCAGAAAGGACTGCTGGCAAGCATTGCCGACAACGGGCTGAACATTCAGTCCAACCAGATCGGATCATTGCTCAATATCCATTTTGTGAACCGGCCCACCATCAAGGCCGCAGATGTCCTGGAATCGGAAGAGGAACTGCACACCCTGATGCATTTGTCGTTGCTTAACAAACGGATTTTCAACATCCCCAGAGGATTGTTTATTTTGTCCACGAAAATTACCGATGATGAGATGGATATGCTCGTGGGTAAAATGGATGAAACATTGAAAGAACTGTTGCCTTTGATCCAGGAAAAATATACCCATTTGCTTTTATAA
- a CDS encoding aromatic amino acid lyase, translated as MPIKDNRLILDGYTLTIEELMQAGHDLSMQVEVKEDNWPKIRDCRKMVDTWANEERCIYGVNTSCGGLVDHLLPKERDNDFQKNLVRSITTQVGKPFEDELVRIFMIARANSLCRGYSGIKEKNLKIYLDMINKQVFPLVPRKGSLGTSGDLGPLGCIAAVGFGEWKARYKGEVMPGKAAMDAAGVELMYLNAKEGLSLINGTSAMVGLACTVITEATNTLKNSDIIAAFAIETLMGRINPFDVRVHEQKYHPGQYATAMNLTKLLTGSELAIDELELSLKLQAVLKKHEGISVADIPVEDAYSIRCTPQFVGPTKEAVNTAHEVLLRELNSSNDNPLIFTEFDTFIHNGHFHGQPISFAMDCLGISMVNLGVVSDRRIDRFMDAAHSTGLPPFLCKEDTGVRMGLMGGQFMTTSLVAENRTLAVPASIQSITSTADFQDIVSFGLIAGRKARKIVENTNHILSFELLCAAQAADLRGPEKLSPAGKIMFDAVRETLAYMGKDKVYIDDMEELKARIESGEFVKRVEDAVGELLIVHKRD; from the coding sequence ATGCCGATCAAAGACAATCGCCTTATTCTGGACGGGTACACCTTGACCATTGAAGAACTGATGCAGGCAGGTCACGACCTGTCCATGCAGGTGGAAGTCAAGGAAGACAACTGGCCCAAAATCCGGGACTGCCGCAAGATGGTGGATACCTGGGCCAATGAGGAACGCTGCATTTACGGGGTGAACACCAGCTGCGGCGGGCTGGTGGACCATCTGCTGCCCAAGGAGCGGGACAACGATTTTCAGAAAAACCTGGTGAGAAGCATCACCACCCAGGTGGGAAAGCCGTTTGAAGACGAACTGGTGCGAATTTTTATGATCGCCCGGGCCAACTCCCTGTGCCGGGGATATTCCGGGATCAAGGAGAAAAACCTGAAGATTTACCTGGATATGATCAACAAGCAGGTGTTTCCCCTGGTTCCCCGGAAAGGGTCCCTGGGCACCAGCGGGGATCTGGGGCCATTGGGGTGTATCGCTGCCGTGGGATTCGGTGAATGGAAAGCCCGGTACAAAGGGGAAGTCATGCCCGGCAAGGCCGCCATGGACGCGGCCGGTGTGGAGCTGATGTATCTGAATGCTAAAGAAGGACTGTCTTTGATCAACGGCACCTCGGCCATGGTGGGTCTGGCCTGCACCGTGATCACCGAGGCCACCAATACCCTGAAGAACTCGGACATCATTGCCGCGTTCGCCATTGAAACCCTGATGGGCCGGATCAATCCCTTTGATGTCCGGGTTCATGAGCAAAAATACCATCCCGGCCAGTATGCCACGGCCATGAATTTGACCAAACTGCTCACGGGATCGGAACTGGCCATTGATGAACTGGAACTGTCTCTTAAACTCCAGGCCGTGCTCAAAAAACACGAAGGCATTTCCGTGGCTGATATTCCAGTGGAAGATGCGTATTCCATCAGGTGTACGCCCCAGTTTGTAGGGCCCACCAAGGAAGCCGTGAACACGGCCCATGAAGTGCTGCTGCGGGAGCTCAACTCCAGCAATGACAACCCGTTGATCTTTACCGAATTTGATACATTCATTCACAACGGCCATTTCCACGGCCAGCCCATCTCTTTTGCCATGGACTGCTTAGGCATCTCCATGGTCAATTTAGGCGTGGTGTCTGACCGGCGCATCGACCGGTTCATGGATGCGGCCCACAGCACCGGACTGCCGCCTTTCCTGTGCAAGGAAGACACCGGAGTCCGCATGGGGCTGATGGGCGGGCAGTTCATGACCACCTCGCTTGTGGCGGAAAACCGGACCCTGGCCGTGCCGGCTTCGATCCAGTCCATCACCTCGACAGCGGATTTTCAGGATATCGTCAGTTTCGGCCTGATCGCGGGCAGAAAAGCACGAAAAATCGTGGAAAACACCAATCATATTCTGTCATTTGAACTGCTGTGCGCGGCCCAGGCTGCAGATCTGCGGGGACCGGAAAAACTGAGTCCCGCCGGAAAGATCATGTTTGACGCCGTGCGTGAAACCCTGGCCTATATGGGCAAGGACAAAGTATATATCGACGATATGGAGGAACTCAAAGCCCGGATCGAATCCGGTGAGTTCGTGAAAAGAGTGGAAGATGCCGTGGGAGAACTGCTCATTGTCCATAAAAGAGATTAG
- a CDS encoding SUMF1/EgtB/PvdO family nonheme iron enzyme, with protein MTSARLIFPAIFALTGLFFLSGCSTFPTGKESDNRVVQRETHASYQNASATSPAPATMAPGTLSYPAGSSYPPASSPAAGQNVSATAERFATSYNQAMQDKEELSMAAAANDLARSQQLIRSYNRNMNDSKNSFQLLQEIIENQGTGDITLFFPVNSAEIPENSFQYNRLIRYLDSLERNNQGRKIVFVIMGSASATGEETHNKILSRNRANAPIPIIDHYLVNVPHTYHKVYGIGESQSPQETTDDVHQRYQFVRIMGLYEDAPFSAGHTASPFLAGTGMGNMQGYYPREFINAFGMKFIWVPAGSFLMGSPETEVRRDKNEIQHQVTLTRGFYLQATETTQQQWIAVMGSNPAHFKNCGMDCPVENVRYSDVVTFLERLNDLENTTHYRLPTEAEWEYAARAGTTSAFFNGPMVDETAEKWDFSYNPYLDSVGWYFRNSDQAPHRVGLKAPNPWGFYDMHGNVWEWCSDWQRPYPFHPEIDPQGAESGESKIRRGGSWAHYPEYCRSAYRSWFDPEDRNPEVGFRLALTSLEKKRVAVKLPEPEPPAPVQPPPPAPKPKAKPRPKPDPEPIPMPGPAEVTHCILIRDITFDLDSAVINHRMKPLLDRAVEILEKYDGKIELHGHTCSLAPKAYNMDLGLRRAQSVKNYLIKQGIAESRISIKSFGEESPKFTNMTESGRSLNRRVEILVHGFMDEE; from the coding sequence ATGACGTCAGCGCGCTTGATATTCCCCGCGATATTTGCCTTAACCGGTTTATTTTTTCTGTCAGGATGTTCAACTTTCCCCACGGGTAAGGAAAGCGACAACCGGGTCGTCCAGCGGGAAACCCACGCCTCTTATCAAAACGCTTCTGCGACGTCTCCTGCACCGGCGACCATGGCACCGGGCACCCTGTCTTATCCTGCCGGGTCCTCCTATCCTCCGGCATCTTCCCCGGCCGCCGGTCAGAACGTGAGTGCCACGGCAGAGCGGTTTGCCACATCTTACAACCAGGCCATGCAGGACAAGGAAGAATTGAGCATGGCAGCGGCAGCCAATGACCTGGCACGGTCCCAGCAACTCATCCGGTCCTACAACCGAAACATGAACGATTCAAAAAACAGTTTCCAGCTGCTGCAAGAAATCATCGAAAACCAGGGCACCGGGGATATCACCCTGTTTTTTCCGGTCAACTCCGCTGAAATTCCGGAAAACTCCTTTCAATACAACCGGCTGATCCGATACCTGGATTCCCTTGAAAGAAACAACCAGGGTCGAAAAATCGTGTTTGTGATCATGGGCTCCGCCTCTGCCACAGGCGAAGAAACCCATAACAAAATATTGTCCCGGAACCGGGCCAACGCTCCGATTCCCATCATTGACCATTATCTGGTCAATGTACCCCACACCTATCACAAGGTTTACGGCATCGGTGAATCCCAGAGCCCCCAGGAAACAACCGATGATGTCCACCAGCGTTACCAGTTCGTGCGCATCATGGGGTTGTACGAAGACGCGCCTTTTTCTGCCGGCCATACAGCGTCACCTTTTTTAGCAGGAACCGGCATGGGAAACATGCAGGGCTATTATCCCAGGGAGTTCATCAATGCCTTTGGTATGAAATTCATCTGGGTCCCGGCCGGATCGTTTCTCATGGGAAGCCCGGAAACCGAAGTGCGGCGGGATAAAAACGAAATCCAGCATCAGGTCACCTTGACCCGAGGTTTCTATCTCCAGGCCACGGAAACCACCCAGCAGCAGTGGATCGCAGTGATGGGGTCCAACCCGGCCCATTTCAAAAACTGCGGTATGGACTGCCCGGTTGAAAATGTCCGATACTCAGATGTGGTGACGTTTCTGGAACGGCTCAATGATCTGGAAAACACCACCCATTACCGGCTGCCCACGGAAGCGGAATGGGAATACGCAGCCCGGGCCGGCACCACGTCCGCGTTTTTCAACGGCCCCATGGTGGATGAAACCGCGGAAAAATGGGATTTCAGTTACAACCCCTACCTGGATTCCGTGGGATGGTATTTCAGAAATTCCGACCAGGCCCCCCACCGGGTAGGATTGAAAGCCCCCAATCCCTGGGGATTTTACGACATGCACGGCAATGTCTGGGAATGGTGCAGTGACTGGCAGCGACCTTACCCGTTCCATCCGGAAATTGACCCCCAGGGCGCGGAGTCCGGAGAATCAAAAATCCGGCGGGGCGGCAGCTGGGCCCATTATCCGGAATACTGCCGATCCGCCTACCGGTCCTGGTTTGATCCGGAAGACCGGAACCCGGAAGTGGGATTCCGGCTGGCACTGACCAGCCTGGAAAAGAAAAGAGTGGCGGTGAAACTGCCGGAACCGGAACCGCCTGCCCCAGTGCAGCCCCCGCCCCCTGCCCCGAAACCAAAGGCCAAACCCAGGCCCAAACCGGATCCTGAACCCATCCCCATGCCGGGCCCTGCAGAAGTCACCCACTGTATCCTGATCCGGGATATCACGTTTGACCTGGATTCCGCTGTCATCAACCACCGGATGAAGCCGCTGCTGGACCGGGCCGTGGAAATCCTGGAAAAATATGACGGCAAAATAGAACTGCACGGCCACACCTGTTCGCTGGCCCCCAAAGCCTATAATATGGACTTGGGGCTGCGGCGGGCCCAGTCGGTCAAAAACTATCTGATCAAACAAGGGATTGCCGAAAGCCGGATATCCATTAAATCGTTTGGTGAAGAATCGCCGAAATTCACCAACATGACGGAATCCGGGCGGTCTTTGAACCGGCGGGTGGAGATTCTGGTCCATGGGTTTATGGATGAAGAGTAA
- a CDS encoding glycosyltransferase family 2 protein: MMPFSDLPKASIIIATYNRPKELTVAIASILDQTVHPHEIIVVDDGALTDPPLQADAKRKGIRYIYIRKSPENRGLTRSRNAGIDAATGDILFFLDDDVKLFTDFLENSLACYHNNPHIDGMGGGEIVNKKPSISQKLWFAYGVVFCMTGFKKGYFLPSAFSTNLGNPNLKTRFGPVEFLGGASFSFRRHVFETARFSEEFAGYGLGEDKEFSYRVSCTHTLYANPAAKLYHFESPVMRYQKYDRAKATVLSKHHFLTHCNVKQRFNGFWFCHAMTGYLLKRVILMLISFDRGEVDRVRGTLAGIFTILKKRRIP; the protein is encoded by the coding sequence ATGATGCCTTTCTCCGACCTGCCAAAAGCCAGCATCATCATCGCCACCTACAACCGGCCAAAAGAGCTGACTGTGGCCATTGCATCGATCCTGGACCAGACCGTCCACCCCCATGAAATCATCGTGGTGGACGACGGGGCACTGACAGACCCGCCCCTGCAGGCTGATGCAAAGCGAAAAGGTATTCGATACATTTACATCCGGAAATCCCCGGAAAACCGTGGATTGACCCGGTCCCGGAACGCCGGCATCGATGCCGCCACCGGCGACATCCTGTTTTTCCTGGATGACGATGTCAAACTGTTCACCGATTTTCTGGAAAACTCCCTGGCGTGTTACCACAACAATCCTCATATTGACGGCATGGGCGGCGGGGAAATTGTAAATAAAAAACCGTCTATATCCCAAAAGCTTTGGTTTGCATACGGGGTTGTCTTCTGTATGACCGGTTTTAAAAAAGGATATTTTCTGCCATCCGCCTTTTCCACCAATCTGGGGAACCCGAACCTGAAAACCCGGTTCGGCCCGGTGGAATTTCTGGGCGGGGCCTCGTTCTCGTTTCGTAGACATGTGTTTGAAACCGCCCGATTCTCCGAAGAATTTGCCGGATACGGCCTGGGAGAAGACAAGGAATTTTCATACCGGGTTTCCTGTACCCACACCCTGTATGCCAACCCGGCGGCCAAACTGTATCATTTCGAATCCCCGGTAATGCGGTACCAGAAATATGACCGGGCCAAAGCCACGGTGCTGTCCAAACATCACTTTCTGACCCATTGCAACGTCAAGCAACGTTTCAACGGGTTCTGGTTCTGTCATGCCATGACCGGGTACCTGCTCAAACGGGTGATTCTCATGCTCATCTCCTTTGACAGGGGCGAGGTGGACCGGGTCAGGGGCACGCTGGCTGGAATTTTTACCATCCTGAAAAAAAGACGCATCCCATGA
- a CDS encoding WD40/YVTN/BNR-like repeat-containing protein produces MTRRSQKYWFMLLFFVVFNMIWLPVFPCFADKPLFPIPPQLDISTTRPATPPGNKNPQPLTHDNQSLMQPVPDGVWRTVDPGGSGGTLDFVMHPADGTLMASSDMGRSLLRCTDWHKGFEPVAPPGHPTLDVLVPHPRHKGTWYAGFDSPDGKGLFRSRDNGDTWKLIHASSAMARNTVYGLVIDTVAGDTLIWGIRKQGLVISRDHGQTFADFSEGLDTNQLYGFSKNLSAKIPLLAADIGNQTLLFLATPKGLYQRSLHPDTTGRAWRRIPDLPVEPITCLAHDSIKKWVWAVTRSGRLFKNDLATGRWEQVPYTQTSPSPPGITLLQTHPQKPGHLWCFSHGRAGLFHTRDQGATWQWLTRRFLTETDVFQGNVPRDFRHRNKFMRDYFFIHPGNPDHLILGDMYQSLDGGRTWRFAAARYLPDRHAYQGKGLTLLTAYRAFWDQVHPNRVYLGFSDTGLMQSDDRGASVKSLWSSDYPDLYSLAYWSTQMLDTSGTCMAFAADPEYPGTRFYGMSGKGGPNSAKGMLFKTVTSGRHWEPVFPEQSGLPGGMITDLVLMDGQGYHRRTLYAAVNHLNQGRPESGIYLSRDSGNTFERLADSVTSPLGFPLMSLDVCRDHPDILYAAASSEGGKRPARELRKTVDVPLPDGGVFRSSDGGGTWIRTGGPELAGAVQVAVHPHDPDIAYAAVVPGRGKSDAETHVKRGGILKTLDGGRTWNHVLDFSSPVPGLGPIDAGAPASVAVNPVLPEIVYAAVDRAGVFRTLDSGTTWDRVDWDGLKPFQATYHTLTINPHDPAEFFLALFGNSFLAFRDPVAARFLDPARRSNPFDPVLNSGFELTQNNGTPVHWTWQNLAHPGPDGTPILSISTAPDRNGNALRVKMSAATYRNPAFTGDGQVPITFLSHQISPFALSQVRGNTIQVSYDIYATRLKGPDLPILSLVETIGRDTHLIAELPAALAFTHTPYKKMDIKKGHPLAGKWLTVSTTAAVSSRANALTLILHTTDKNQKTDYYIDHVTIRKTRSPG; encoded by the coding sequence ATGACCCGGCGTTCCCAAAAATACTGGTTCATGCTGCTGTTTTTTGTGGTCTTCAACATGATCTGGCTGCCGGTTTTCCCTTGCTTCGCAGACAAACCCTTGTTTCCCATTCCGCCCCAGCTGGATATTTCCACGACCCGACCGGCAACTCCCCCGGGAAACAAGAACCCACAGCCATTGACACATGACAACCAGTCCCTGATGCAGCCGGTGCCGGACGGGGTCTGGCGCACCGTGGATCCGGGCGGCTCCGGGGGCACCCTGGATTTTGTCATGCACCCGGCCGACGGCACCCTGATGGCCAGCTCCGACATGGGGCGAAGCCTGCTGCGCTGCACTGACTGGCACAAAGGGTTTGAACCGGTCGCACCCCCGGGCCATCCCACCCTGGATGTGCTGGTACCCCATCCCCGGCACAAAGGAACCTGGTATGCCGGGTTTGACTCCCCTGACGGCAAAGGACTGTTCAGATCCAGGGACAACGGCGATACCTGGAAACTGATTCACGCCAGCAGCGCCATGGCCCGTAACACGGTTTACGGCCTGGTGATCGATACCGTTGCCGGTGACACCCTGATATGGGGGATCAGGAAACAAGGCCTTGTGATCAGCCGGGACCATGGACAAACATTTGCCGATTTTTCTGAAGGCCTGGATACGAACCAGCTGTATGGGTTTTCCAAAAACCTGTCCGCAAAAATCCCGCTTCTGGCCGCTGATATCGGCAACCAGACTCTGCTGTTTCTGGCAACCCCCAAAGGGTTGTACCAGCGAAGCCTTCATCCGGATACAACCGGCCGTGCATGGAGAAGAATTCCGGATTTGCCGGTGGAACCCATCACCTGCCTGGCCCATGACTCGATCAAAAAATGGGTATGGGCCGTCACCCGGTCCGGCAGGCTGTTCAAGAACGATCTTGCCACAGGCCGATGGGAACAGGTGCCTTACACCCAAACCTCCCCGTCGCCACCCGGCATCACCCTGCTGCAGACCCACCCCCAAAAACCCGGGCACCTGTGGTGCTTTTCCCATGGCCGGGCCGGTCTGTTTCACACCCGGGACCAGGGAGCCACCTGGCAGTGGCTGACAAGGCGTTTTCTGACAGAGACGGACGTATTTCAGGGAAATGTACCCAGAGACTTCCGGCACCGGAACAAATTTATGCGCGATTATTTTTTCATCCATCCCGGCAACCCGGACCACCTGATCCTGGGAGATATGTACCAGAGCCTGGACGGCGGCCGGACCTGGCGGTTTGCCGCCGCCCGGTACCTGCCGGACCGGCATGCTTATCAAGGCAAGGGCCTGACCCTGTTGACCGCATACCGGGCGTTCTGGGACCAGGTACATCCCAACCGGGTCTACCTGGGATTCTCAGACACCGGGCTGATGCAAAGCGATGACCGGGGCGCCTCGGTCAAATCCCTGTGGAGCAGCGATTACCCGGACCTCTATTCCCTGGCCTACTGGAGCACCCAGATGCTGGACACCAGCGGGACCTGCATGGCCTTTGCCGCTGATCCGGAATATCCGGGCACCCGGTTTTACGGCATGTCCGGCAAAGGCGGCCCCAACAGTGCCAAAGGCATGCTGTTCAAAACCGTCACCAGCGGCCGGCACTGGGAACCGGTATTTCCCGAACAAAGCGGGCTGCCAGGCGGCATGATCACGGACCTGGTGCTCATGGACGGACAGGGCTATCACCGCCGGACCCTGTATGCGGCCGTCAACCACCTGAACCAGGGCCGGCCGGAATCCGGGATCTATCTTTCCAGGGACAGCGGCAACACGTTTGAACGCCTGGCTGACAGCGTTACCTCCCCGCTGGGATTTCCCCTCATGAGCCTCGATGTCTGCCGGGACCACCCGGATATCCTTTATGCCGCTGCCAGCAGCGAAGGGGGCAAACGCCCGGCCCGGGAACTCCGGAAAACAGTGGATGTCCCCCTGCCCGATGGCGGTGTTTTCCGGTCCAGTGACGGGGGCGGCACCTGGATTCGGACCGGGGGTCCGGAACTGGCCGGGGCCGTGCAGGTGGCGGTTCACCCCCATGATCCGGACATTGCATACGCCGCAGTGGTACCGGGCCGGGGAAAATCCGACGCAGAAACCCATGTCAAACGGGGCGGGATTCTCAAAACCCTGGATGGGGGAAGAACCTGGAATCATGTCCTGGATTTTTCCTCTCCCGTCCCCGGCCTGGGCCCCATCGATGCCGGGGCGCCTGCGTCGGTGGCCGTCAACCCGGTGCTGCCGGAAATCGTGTATGCAGCCGTGGACCGGGCCGGCGTGTTCCGGACCCTGGACAGCGGCACCACCTGGGACCGGGTGGACTGGGACGGATTGAAACCATTCCAGGCCACCTACCATACCCTGACCATCAATCCCCATGACCCGGCTGAATTCTTTCTGGCCCTGTTCGGCAACTCTTTTCTGGCCTTTCGGGACCCGGTTGCGGCAAGGTTCCTGGATCCGGCCCGCCGGTCCAACCCCTTTGATCCCGTCCTGAACAGTGGTTTCGAGCTGACCCAAAACAACGGCACCCCGGTGCACTGGACCTGGCAAAACCTGGCCCACCCCGGACCGGACGGCACCCCGATCCTTTCTATCTCAACCGCCCCGGACAGAAACGGCAACGCCCTGCGGGTGAAAATGAGCGCTGCCACCTACCGGAATCCCGCGTTTACCGGTGACGGCCAGGTGCCCATCACATTTTTATCCCATCAAATCTCCCCGTTTGCCCTGTCACAGGTCCGGGGAAACACCATCCAGGTCAGCTATGATATCTATGCCACCAGGCTCAAGGGACCGGACCTGCCCATCCTGAGCCTGGTCGAAACCATTGGCCGGGATACGCACTTAATTGCCGAGCTGCCGGCGGCCCTGGCATTCACCCATACCCCGTATAAAAAAATGGACATAAAAAAAGGGCATCCCCTGGCAGGCAAATGGCTGACAGTGTCCACCACCGCAGCTGTGTCGTCCCGGGCCAATGCCCTTACCCTGATACTGCACACCACAGACAAAAATCAGAAAACCGATTATTACATTGATCATGTAACCATCCGGAAAACCCGGTCACCTGGATAA